GTTACGTGGacgaaaaatgataaataatagctattcaaaattgtttagtggggtaataggatggttgcaaagttaaggtgtctttttaaaaattcgggacaacttcagtggtgactttatgtcttttctcaatTTAATTAAGCAGGTAAATGTTATGTATCACAACAGACTAATACCATTACAACAGCGGTAAACATCATTTAGCATGCCAAATTATATCAATAGTATATAATGATGTCGAAATCAACTGAAGCTAGTAGAATTGATAATCAATCAACTGCCAGTATTTAACAAATGTTCGCAGAATATTAAAGGATATTAGGGCCTCTTATAGATGATTCATTCTAGCATGCAAAAATTCTTAAGCAAAACACCAAATACCACGGTTCATGAACTGATTAATAGGAAGGAGACCACAACGAATTGAATAATGGCAATTCGATAACAATTTTAACTCACACATGgacaagtaaaatatatatatgaatatggATGAACACAATATGCTATGAGCATCAAAATGGATATTGAAAGAACATACCTGGACGGATTCACAAGAATCTGTCTTAAAACCTTGAAATTTGATAGTAGTTTCGCCGGAATCCGGCGCTCTTTATTGTTACTTTGTCGACCCTGTCGGAGCTACTACTGTTGACGGGATTGCTGGCCGGAGCAGCTACCTTCGCCTAGTCGGCTGGAGTTGCTGCTGCTGGTGTCCACCGGAAAAAAGGAGCAGTGGCAGCCAGGGCTCCCGctgtaacatctcacaatttgaaataactaggaagaaactaagaaataaaaatagtcatttttggaaagaatgaaaatctgaaaattttatttaggaaaagttcagattttggtcaacttcaaacagccataaatcatagctcaggatgagttaggtgtacttccagaaatggtaggaaagctcttgtaataatatttccaacgccaccaagtttgcacgatttcgagtttgtatgagtgagttatgccctttgaaagttgggctgTTCGAAAAAGGAAAATCcaaaccggattttagaagggtagtttggtcttttccttacccttttattttaattcgtttttggtgATTACTTAGGGATCTAAACTGAATTTGGTCAGTTTACTCTTTGGAGAaatagagttagggtttttttgAGAAGAACGCAAAAGGAGAAGAATGGAGAAAAGAGCTAAGTTCATCGTTCGAAAGgatttagcttgtggattttgccaaggattcaatcctataAGGTATGTGaaatcacatagcgttgggttagttcacccacacgccaatcatgattcaattcaacgaaatatgtttgatttgaaagtaaatccttttgagttcttgatgaaattcgtttgaattcttgtgggttgtgttgttgaagtttctcaagatttgattcatgtttccgggtGTAATTTTGGgttgaatctatcatatattaagggtataaatgattctaagtgtttggggaaagaacccttgaagtttagagggtttagagatgaaaaacgagcaagaaaagtcgtcaaacacctggGGAAAGGGGTGGGGAGTCGCGTCAGCCAGCGCCCCCCAAATCAGTCTCTGAATGTGGGGCTCTGGGGGgacgcgccagccagagcgccccaacaTGTTCTCTGAATTTTGAGGGTTGGCgtcccgcgcctctcagagcgccagggacgccagttctccccattcgtccCTCATCTTTttgtactagttccttagcaatgtacctatgttttctagttgattccaacactcttaggtacatctaatcatcatgaaatcatccacaaatatgagatcatgaaccttgaatccatacttcaattcaagaaaagttaagagtcaggtctagaagttaagaagcaagtcaagagaagtatttaaagttttcaagagtctttcacaaacgttttaactttgttttaaagaattaaagttcaagttaagtaaagagtaaagtttaacttcatttcttcaaagaagtatatggggactatgtatttccaaagagtaaaatgttttcacatataaataagaaaggaaaccttgatttccaaagagcatttgagctagttttcataaaaagagtaatcgctttctaaatgaagcaagagaggaaactatgatttccaagatagcctttgagctaagtttttgagcaattatctcaaatcacagaaagaagtatgtttttaaacataagagttagtatcatattttgagagtagtattgagcaccgatatagggagagttcagacaactcaaagcccccataaaccatatagccatcatgggtagaaaagcgtcatactttttagatgattcttttagtgctttttagcatagactagtggattcacttagtaATCAGGTTCTacacccttggcaaggtataggacggccctggcagcgtgaggcaaaatgttgtatcataaCAATAGCTCTTAcataatggttgtcggttagagaaactcctacatAAGTAATTacattcttatatacacagtatattgtatttttacatacatttcagagttgtagtgtatctttacatacacatagagttgacatcatgttttaaatagttttctttatattgcacttgttttaaaatgccttataatgaaatgagttcagttatgttgagtgagttgagccaggtaagttcttcagacTCTTTTTAACgctatgttgtgtttagcattccaactcgcatactcgtacattcaaggaaagttaagagtcaagtctagaagttaagaagcaagtcaagaaaagtatttaaagttttcaagagtctttcacaaacgttaactttgttttaaagacttaaagttcaagttaagtaaagagtaaagttcaagttcatttcttcaaagaagtatatggggactatgtatttccaaagagtaaaatgttttcacatataaacaagaaaggaaaccttgatttccaaagagtctttgagctagttttcagaaaagagtaatcgctttctaaatgatgcaagagaggaaactgtgatttccaagatagcctttgagctaagtttttgagcaattatctcaaatcacagaaagaagtatgtttttaaacataagagctagtatcatattttgggagtagtattgagcaccgatatgggggagagttcagacaactcaaagctcctataaaccatgtagccatcatgggtagaaaagagtCATAGTTTTTAGATGATTActttagtgttttttagcatagactagtggatccacttagtatatcaggttctataccctcggcaaggtataggacagccTTGGCAGCATGAGgaaaaacgttgtatcatcacaatggCTCTTacatgatggttgtcggttagagaggAGATAGGTGATGCGGCGGATTTTTGAGGGAGGAAGAGAATGAaaaaatttagggttttggtCTTTTAGTAGTTTAAAAGGAAAGTAATGAGGGATTCGATCTCATCTAttgatttatgttgagatgaGAGACTGAGATTTAAAGGATGAGATCGACGGTCACGATTTAAAATTAGAGTTATGATATTTGGAATAAGTTTGGTCCGAATTGGCTATGATTGAAACGAAATTGTATTGAAAAGGGATAGAATTGAAATGCATAggtggctataattgaaatagaatttgaattgaagtggctagaattgaaagaaattagaataGAATATGCTagaatttaaatgattttgagaaaaattaaagaaatgatattcaattaaaatactacaaatattataatattattatataactaaaatcacttaaattttaaaatatttgagcaaaataaatattagtttaaatatcggtaaaaataatttacaagaataatttaataatattcacaATAGCATGCATactaaaatcataattttttatacaaaatcgATTAAAATTCTAACTCCGGAATGTGTTTTaaaaatacgtatttaatcgaatagcatttcTGAAAAAGTTAAAgatcggtcaaaattgggtgtcaacacccctctgacggaccgtggattgaccAACAGTTCGTCCTGCACACTTGTTAGTGGTGGTCAAAGGCTTTTGCTTGGACCTACGGCCCCTGCACCACGAGGGGTGGACCCATTGACGGTTTGTGGGTACAGTTGTGGCTCATGGCCTAGGCAGACTTATTGGTGACTTTTCCACGTGCctacctacggtctgtggttcaACTCACGGGCCGTAGCTGGCCTATGTGGATGACACCTGTAAGTCCTGTAATTTTGCTAGGCTTCCTTCTTTTGAATCTGGGATGTTACATAGGGGGATTGTTGTCTGCATCTTTTTAGAGTTGAAGGGTAAAACGAGTTTTAaggtaaaaaattaaatatcatgtCAAAATAGGGATATTCTTGTGAGCGACTCATTTCTGAACTATTATGAAAATCAAACCGCTCATTAAAATTCTAATCAATTTGAGATAAATTGGCTATCCaatctttttttaatctttttttaacaaactaaataattatttgcaaaAAATGGACTAAATACACtctctctgtctcaatttatatgacttactttcttttttagtcagtTCCAAAAATAATgatacatttctatattaagtaacaatttaactttaaaatgtcaattttatccttaataaaatgACTTACCGCCAAACAAttttttatcattcattttagaccacaaatgttaaaagttttcttttctttcttaaatttcctGCCGAATCAAACTATCTCACATAAAATTGGACGTAGGAGTAATATTTAAGTCGTGAATGATTTCAAAATGACAATAAAATGTGTACTTGATTTGAATACTTaataaattgacaatttttattttttgaaaaatgaaatgataaaatGGTACTAAAATGATTTTACAAAataattgtgatttttttaaaactattttttataattaaaaatatttggtcAACTAATTCAACATGTTAGGGTCAAAAATAGATGTCAACCAGTCACATGGTCAACAATCATTAACTTTTATTGGCTGAAAATCAATGTTAATTCAATTGAAATCTATGTTTTGACTGTTATTTTGGAGTTAAAGCTTGAATCGTTTgaaattttgttaattatattaaattcaatatCTTGTCTAATAGTCAACTTAGTCTCTTCTACATCTTTATATAAAGTCTTCCTCATAGTAGCAAAGGTATCATCATAGCAAATCAGGTTCAGTATCTAAAGATATATTGGATCCAATAGTTTGatctttttcaaaaacactttATATTCATgcttataaaaagaaataaatttaggATGCATCAAAAAGCTGTTCAACAAATTTTGTTGGTATTATATTTCCTTTTGAGTTATAACCGAGTACAAGGAGAGAAAATTATGTCCAAATCAGAAGATGTGGAGTTagaaaaacaactaaaattctTGAACAAACCACCAGTCAAAACTGttaaggtattttttttttttttagttaattgtaCTCATAAATCTCTTATggcattattatttttatttgataatatcGATTTTGCCAGAGAAAAAATTCCTCTATCACGTAGTAGTTTTTACCCCcacatatatacatttatttcaacttttcaagATAAAATATCATAAGTGAATTTCATATATGATCACAGAACTATTGAGTTTTATTTCACCAAATTCACTTCactattatatgttttatatcaCAAAAATCGCAGGAAAACTCAATTCTCAATgtgcaatattattttgaaattttttatttatttaatgaatacaagttcaattaaaaaatgacccgaccaaaaaaaaccttttagtgaaataaatacaaattctATCAAAAAGTTCCAATCCAATCCGACACGAAAAATTCATAagcacaaattaaaataatacaagcaagaatgaatttgaaaaacattATGATAAAACTACTACTTTTGATGCAAGAAGTTGTAACTTTAGTTcgtaaaatttaatttgttattatcCAACAAGATGTAACACTTTTCTGTATAGAAAAAGTGGAAACATCTCgatttaaaagttaatttatcaattttactcactaaaattattttttgtacctCATTAATCATCAAACAATCCTCATTCATTCACCTCGAAAAATGTGCCATTCATTCGCAAATCATGACCAACATAATGAAGCTAGAAATGGTTCAAACTGGGAAAATGGGTCCAAAAGAACAAAGCAACCATATGGATTAATGTTTACATTAGACGTGTGATTTTCTGacattttgtgattttttgtgTTTGTAAGATCAAActaaagttttgaaaatttttatgtttaaaagtTACATATTCAATAACGAGATGTCTAATAACTATAATTTAATTACCTGattcatgaatatatttttttgcagACCAAGTATGGGGATGTATATGATTGTATTGATTTCTACAAACAACCTGCATTTGATCATCCATTGTTGAAGGATCATAATTTTCATCCAAAGGCATATATCTTTAATCTCTTTCCATTTTACCTTTCATTTTTTTACAAGAACATAATATTGTTAGCATGCAACTAAACATTTGGTGGAACAGATGAAACCTACTTTATCTAGGATAAAGAAAAATTCAAGTGACTCAACAACAACCTGGTCATCGATGATATGGTCGAAAGATGAACGTTGTCCTTTTGGAACTGTTCCTATAAAGAGAATTACGAAAGATGACCttttaagacaaaaatatatgccgccgcctgaagatgccataTTTGATGTGGTAAGATAATTTATGAACAATTTACTACTTTTGCTTGAATAGTTCATTACTTAAGACTCCATTTCTATTTATAGATAAGATAAACAGTTGATGCACAAACATAAAAAGGTTAATTTACAGTCACCGTGGCAAAAACGCTTATATTGCAATACATCTAATGCAGAGCAACAATAATAGTGAGCCAAAAGGAGGATACATATCTTCACAAGGATATCAGGTACAAAACATGATTATGAATATTTaatcatacttttatttttcagtttCAAATTGTGTTTGAAAACTTTACATTATGTTTTGATCTAATGCCTAAGAAAACAACcaatttttttaaggaaattttataaataattatagttttgaccaacattattattaatagCTATATAGTTTGCTTGATTATGATTCATAGCAACACTTTGAGTAAGGAGAGAGGTGAACGAGATTTAAAGGGCGGAGNgggggggggggggtgaggGAAATGCAAGATAGACATGTTGTATTTGTTACATGCTGAATATATATAGGTAGTATCACTTGTATTCATCCACTCTTCTATTATTTATATTCATTAGCGATGCAGAAATAATGATTGACACAACTGCATCACTTGTATTCATTCTCTCTTGTACCACTGCATTTACtcgcaaaataaaaatatataaatattgaaatacaAATTGTATTTGATACTTACTGGTTGATATAACATTGTNCTGAATATATATAGGTTGTATCACTTGTATTCATCCGCTCTTCtattatttatattcatttgCGATGCAGAAATAATGATTGATACAACTGCATCACTTGTATTCAATCTCTCTTGTATCACTGCATTTACtcgcaaaataaaaatatataaatattgaaatacaAATTGTATTTGATACTTACTGGTTGATATAACATTGTATGTCGATACAACAATTAGATtgatgcagtttatataaataTCTCCTCCTTCTTCTATGTTTTCATTCCATATATCCAGATCAACCCTTAATCAAATGGTGCGAAAGATATTACCAAATACATATAGTCAGCCAAAGTATGTTAGATTTTTGATGGTGTGAattcaaattgaaatatttttttgtcgAGGTGGTTGTCGTCATATAGtcatattatataaatatagatttaAATAGAGAGGCGGGAGAGAGGGAGAGCGGAACGAGAAAGGAGAGAAGGAAGCAATAGACAAGAGAGGTGAACGAGAGAGAGGGAGGTTTAGTTTTTCACTAGTCTCTAGTTTCCGCACTCTACCTTAGTTACCATATATTGCACTcaggaagaaaaaatataaggtTGTTTGGTGTATATATAAAGGTTAATCTTGATTCTTTATTTGTGTTaacaaaattatgtatttattatattcaggTCGCAATAGCACGAACTTTGACTAATCCAAATAACAAATTTACGGGAGCTGGAATGATAACTAATTTTTACAATCCTCGTGTTGAAGATGGTCAACATAGTGCATGTCGATTAAAAATTCAGAAAGACTCAGATATCATACAAGTTGGTTGGAGAGTAAGTGTAACATGAGCATTTATAAATGTAATTTAATTGTTTAGAATGAAATGTGATAAGGATTGAATAGTGTATCTCTGAGATTAAAATTAGAAGctttatttaacaaaaaaaaaaacactttatcAGTAAACTCACACTTAATTGTATAATTTTGTGTTTTAGGTGGACCCAACATTATATGGGGACAGTAAAACTAGACTTTTTATACATTCTCAGGTAACTTATATAATGTACCTTAATGATTTATATTGTGAGTTCATGAAGGTAGTACATCTATTAGCGCTAATGTGGAAATATTCATGtgtaagttatatatttcttttttagtttggtAAAACAGATTGTTTCAATACTCTATGCCCTGGATTTGTGCACGTAGACACTGGGACACCTCTTGATATGTCATATATGGATAGTCTTACACACCGTGGAGTCGATGGATATGAGGAAACAATGTACATTGAACGGGTATATTTAACGTATTTCATTTCCCTctcttatttaaaatttgaatcgaTGTTCTTACTCGTACCaatattataatttgaaaagcacataaatattgacattgggatttattttttgaaaataaggatTCAGTCAATGGAAATTGGTGGCTTTTATTGTCAAGCGACTATGCACAAGTTGGTTTTTGGCCTCAAAGAATCTTTACTGGCTTGGCAAGCTTTGCTACGAATGTTGAATGGGGTGGAGTCGTGTATAGTCCACCAGGTGTACCTAAACCTCCCATGGGATCAAGTTTTTTTCCCATCAGAAATAATCTTTGTGACGCATTTTGTAGAAGTATTACAGTTCTAAACAAGAATGGAAAGACAATTCAAGTAGACAAAGTGACCACACATGTTGATAATCCTAATGTGTACAAGGTTTTATTCGAACGACTTGGAAATGATAAAGAGTcctaccttttttttctttacggGGGACCTGGTGAGAGTGCACAAGTCTAGGTCTTGTTAATTTTTCTTTCCAATATCTaaagaaaattgagaaattcttaatgaatatatattcaatattttcaagCATGCCTAACTAGTAACTAGCAATTTCTGAGTACTTTGCAATTTGCGCCCTAATGTATGAATATGTTTTCGTAATTTGCatcttatttatcttttctttttaaaaaataaaacactgTAATCTcccttttatttcaaaaaaaaaaaatctgttatttttaaatatttataaggtcaaaacatatatacataggaATTCTAAAATTACACCTTAATAAATTTGTTTCTAAAGACTAAAGCACACAATTCTCCGCTTATATTGCAATGAATATAACTACCGAATTTTGGATTAATCAGTACCGGATATTGGATTAATATTGCAACCAAAATAACTTAAATCGatgaaaatttgtaaaattgGTATGAGataaattgtttaaaatattaatttataacttTATCAATATGAAATAACGTTCGATTTTGCTATTTTGTTCACATAAAGTCATTTAATTTTGCCCAAGTTAActaaacaataaaatttcacCTAAATATTACCTAAACAATAAACATACATCACtaccatatatactaattttatcTCTTCTTTCTAACAATTACATttattaccacttttaataatttatataatatattattgaagATACAATCAACACTCATATCCCTTAAAACTAGGatagattaattatttttacatttaaaccccaaaattagtattttaattaaaaataaatatctttctCTAAGAGTATGAGTTAGGGTAAAACTCTAActctaactctttctctttctctttccttGATCAATCGAAATTTACTAAGAAGAAACACTCCATTAAAATGAATGTTCTATAGCTTATAAACACACACATCAAATTCTTAGCCTTCGATTTTCTCACACTCAAATCAATCCCCCACGAATCCACCATTTTTTTCTCGCAAGGGGAGACACCTCTCGCGTAAAGACAATGGGTATGGTTGTAAGCAAAGATTTCAAGCCTCATAGATTTATCAAATTCGATATTGGCGATGGTACCGATTGCATACCTTGTATACTATATGGATCTACCAAGAAACTTCGCGTTACTTCTCCTGTCAGATTTAGGCACATTGAGCAACACCTGTaactaggggtgttcatggtttggataaaaaccgattcaaaccgaaaaatcaaaccaaaccgattTAATGAACCGATTTAATTTggattttggtttggtttgattttagattgttaagaaccgatagtatttggtttggttttggttttgttcggaaaaaatcgaagaaataaccaaaccgaaccgaaccaacaagttatatacataaattattatacatacataatatattatattcataaacaattttaaaaattttatatatgttttatcaaatttatttataatttacttatgaaagaaaaaatgtccaaggtgaAAACATctttcttattggtttcatgtatatgagtgtttatggaaattctttgtgggactgaaaatgtcattgtctctttcttctatgccaaaatagtgaattttgaagttttattcagtaaatTCAATAATCAAAAGTTCTGTAATGCTAGTTATTCTAACTATTTTCttgtttgaatggattgttgtcacttttttcacgttttggatgaattgtttcttttatttttatgtatggttaaaatcgaataaccgaaccaaaccaaaccaaaccaaaaccgaaaacaaccaaaccaataaatgtattttatatttggtttggtttggtttgattttgataattttaaaaccgattaagttggtttggttttgattttgaccaataaccgacccaaaccaaaccatgaacacccctacctGTAACACCTTGGACTTCAAAATGGGCTAAAGAGGAGTTTGTAAAagtgggtcaacttcaaacgatcatatctctcaGAACATTGGGAATTATGTgccccatgacctatcaaattaaaggtctttgagtccacTTTTCAACGCCACCAAGTATGCTTCATTTCAAGCTTGTAGTAAAAAACTATGcacgttttagtgaagcctctCTTTTAAGGCACCTCAATCATTTTTAGAtggggtagtttggtctttttcaATCCTTCTAAGCCTACCCACGTTTTTTCTTCACCCAATTAAGGTCTAAACATCATTAAAACAATGTTTCACGTTCTTTAACACTTAGAAGAATTAGAGCAAggtttcaagaggagaaaaaactAGGATTTAAGcgtttttcaagttttcattgATTTCGCCAAGGACTTTTGttctttccaggtatgtaaggctactCACAATGTTCGACTTGTTCGTCCTTATGCCCTACAtatcaatttcatcaagaaATCGTTACATCTAAATGATCCATTTGTAGTTCTtgataaatattgaatttagtTCTTTAACAATTGAGGTttgattattttgttttgtgaatCTTATAGTGTTGTTCATGCTTAGTGTCACATGAACCCTATTGATTTAGtaaatttatgttttctaaaGGAATTTTATGAAAGTTTTCATATTGGTTTTGGGTTTGAGAAACAAGAAGATTTTAGGAACAATTTCCCAATTCTAAACTAATTTGAAGTCCTAATTTTAGGTTGAAAATTCGTCGGGGTGCTGGGGAGGCCCTGGGGTGGCGCGCCAGGCCTGGTCCCCAGTAGTTTAGGCCCTGGGGAGCCGCACCAACAGTGCGCCTATACCTGGCTCCAGTAGTACAAGGCTTGGCGCATGCGCCAGCAGTGTGCCCCAGGCCAGTGCTTGAAGTTTGGGGCCTGGCTCCCcgcgccagcagtgcgccaggGGTCGCTCGACCAATCTCTCATTGTTTCATCCAATGTGTGTTCCTTTAAGTTGTGGCCACACTTCCCTTCCTTTTATAGGTTCCATTTACCTTTGAAAATTCCTTCATATCCTAATAACATGTTTTAGGGTACATTCAAAACTAAAGTGAGTTTAAGAGAAAAGTTTAAGAGCtctattttcataaaaatataagagttttcagttgtatatatatatattgatcttGGGCTTGAAAAATAAGTCCATAAGTATACGTTTTAAATGTAAGTATGTCTGATGTTTTTGAAAAGTACTTCAGTAAAGTAATAGCCCCTTTCTTTGTAAAGGGTTAATTGAACATAATTGATATTGAATATTTTTGGAAGTAGTATCGAGCATCGAATTGGGTTAGAGtcttttataactcaaaagtcccATAAAACTACGTAGCCATCATATGATATGATAACATTAATTCTTCATGCGACTCCTCACTTTCTCTGAGAAGGCATATGCGAGACTATGTGGTTCTTTTGCATAGTATGCATATCATCTCATGAGTATATGAGGTTTATATGACTTGGGTGTATCATGTTATAAGAATAAGTTTGCATAGGGGTggttaaaaatgaaagaattaaacTAACGTTATGGGTCAAGGATGCCTTAAAAAAGTTCGAGTTAAAGAATGTCTCTTCTAACACTCTGCCAGTTCGGAAGGTTTAAGTTAACCAGTACCTTTAGGGTAAGACAAAGAGTGCCTTATATGCTAATAAGGATGTTTTATAAGGTGATATAGTCGCCCAATGatcgtaagttaagttttgaagtcaagcaagTTGGGAAATAAAAGTTGAC
This genomic stretch from Solanum stenotomum isolate F172 chromosome 10, ASM1918654v1, whole genome shotgun sequence harbors:
- the LOC125842658 gene encoding uncharacterized protein LOC125842658, translating into MLIKRNKFRMHQKAVQQILLVLYFLLSYNRVQGEKIMSKSEDVELEKQLKFLNKPPVKTVKTKYGDVYDCIDFYKQPAFDHPLLKDHNFHPKMKPTLSRIKKNSSDSTTTWSSMIWSKDERCPFGTVPIKRITKDDLLRQKYMPPPEDAIFDVSNNNSEPKGGYISSQGYQVAIARTLTNPNNKFTGAGMITNFYNPRVEDGQHSACRLKIQKDSDIIQVGWRVDPTLYGDSKTRLFIHSQFGKTDCFNTLCPGFVHVDTGTPLDMSYMDSLTHRGVDGYEETMYIERDSVNGNWWLLLSSDYAQVGFWPQRIFTGLASFATNVEWGGVVYSPPGVPKPPMGSSFFPIRNNLCDAFCRSITVLNKNGKTIQVDKVTTHVDNPNVYKVLFERLGNDKESYLFFLYGGPGESAQV